Proteins from a genomic interval of Medicago truncatula cultivar Jemalong A17 chromosome 3, MtrunA17r5.0-ANR, whole genome shotgun sequence:
- the LOC25490554 gene encoding uncharacterized protein, which yields MFVGLGKFAMVLKDMFGKVIKPSVFVPPMHFVVDRINVAPTFNNNLPPLTANLSFRHDNNNFAVNMMKKLTENDVSKGFLVLHFGHFVDQAFDKARTNLKLLDECGNSWQCVLVFASASYGQCVLVFDVNVT from the exons ATGTTTGTTGGTTTGGGGAAATTTGCAATGGTTTTGAAGGACATGTTTGGGAAGGTTATCAAGCCTTCTGTGTTTGTTCCTCCGATGCATTTTGTTGTCGACAGAATAAATGTTGCACCAACATTCAACAATAATCTGCCTCCTTTGACTGCTAACCTTTCATTTCGCCATGACAACAACAATTTTGCTGTTAATATGATGAAAAAACTAACTGAAAATGATGTTTCTAAGGGGTTTTTG GTGTTGCATTTTGGACATTTTGTGGATCAAGCTTTTGACAAGGCTAGAACAAACTTGAAGTTGCTTGATGAGTGTGGAAATTCGTGGCAATGTGTCTTGGTTTTTGCTTCTGCATCATATGGGCAATGTGTCTTGGTTTTTGATGTAAATGTCACGTGA
- the LOC25490555 gene encoding transcription factor PIF4 isoform X1 yields MNNTIPDWNFGIDSFVTNQKKQPMGLDHELVELLWQNGQVVLNSQTNKKQLVNNSRQVHKNLQSTTLSNLIQDDETVSWIQQYPIEDPLEQELCSNLLSELPPCNVESFNSQPTNTKPPFVQEFPMSAPRFHHLVPDSSQRNNDLCGSSKVVNFSHFSRHPNVTLASTNGDANLRDKITGNLSQCDVRECSTMTVGSSYCGSNQVQQDPDVSRVSSNGVWTNLSTEPEQVRNDVQKTIPRHENGKSEKLEPAFTSSSGGSGSSLGKTCSLSTRSHDKKRKVMDVEDSVEQSEDTELKSGVRKKTSQRSGSARRNRAAEVHNLSERRRRDRINEKMKALQQLIPHSSKTDKASMLEEAIEYLKSLQLQLQVMWMGSGMTPMMLPGYQHYMSQMGMGMTTPSFPPLQNPMQLPRMPLDLSVSSSQTPNQTLTCQNPVLGAFNYQNQMQNPALSEQYARYMGYHLMQNASQPMNMYRYGPQAVQNSQTMIPPSNSSGPMSGTANINDAVSGKMG; encoded by the exons ATGAACAACACCATTCCTGATTGGAATTTTGGGATTGATAGTTTTGTCACCAATCAAAAGAAGCAACCTATGGG ACTGGACCATGAACTTGTGGAGCTTCTATGGCAGAATGGTCAAGTAGTATTGAATAGCCAAACAAATAAGAAACAACTTGTGAATAACTCAAGACAAGTTCATAAGAATCTTCAATCAACAACTTTAAGCAACTTGATTCAAGATGATGAAACTGTTTCATGGATCCAACAATACCCTATTGAGGATCCACTTGAACAAGAATTATGTTCAAATCTTTTATCTGAACTTCCACCTTGTAATGTCGAGTCTTTCAATTCGCAACCGACGAATACAAAACCGCCTTTTGTTCAGGAATTTCCTATGTCGGCTCCGAGGTTTCATCACCTTGTTCCCGATTCATCGCAAAGAAACAATGATTTGTGTGGATCCAGCAAGGTTGTAAACTTTTCTCACTTTTCAAGACATCCCAATGTTACTTTAGCATCTACTAACGGCGATGCAAATTTAAGAGACAAAATTACGGGTAATCTGTCACAATGTGATGTTAGAGAGTGTTCGACGATGACAGTCGGTTCAAGTTATTGCGGAAGCAACCAAGTCCAACAAGATCCAGATGTAAGCAGAGTTTCAAGCAATGGTGTTTGGACTAATTTATCGACCGAGCCTGAACAAGTCAGAAATGATGTTCAGAAGACAATTCCTCGGCATGAGAATGGGAAATCGGAGAAGTTGGAACCTGCTTTTACTTCATCTTCTGGTGGTTCGGGAAGTAGTCTTGGAAAAACTTGTTCTTTATCTACAAGAAGTCATGACAAAAAGAGGAAAGTGATGGATGTTGAAGATTCAGTCGAACAAAGCGAG GATACAGAACTTAAATCAGGCGTGAGGAAAAAGACGTCTCAGCGATCAGGGTCGGCTCGTAGGAACCGCGCTGCTGAAGTGCATAATCTTTCAGAAAGG AGGCGAAGAGATAGGATTAATGAGAAGATGAAAGCATTGCAACAACTCATACCTCACAGTAGTAAG ACGGACAAAGCATCAATGTTAGAAGAGGCAATTGAATACTTGAAATCACTTCAGTTACAACTTCAG GTAATGTGGATGGGATCTGGCATGACACCAATGATGCTACCGGGATATCAGCACTATATGTCACAAATGGGTATGGGAATGACTACGCCTTCGTTTCCTCCACTTCAAAATCCAATGCAATTACCGAGAATGCCTCTGGATCTGTCCGTTTCTTCGTCACAGACGCCAAATCAGACATTAACGTGCCAAAATCCTGTTTTAGGTGCCTTCAACTACCAAAATCAGATGCAAAATCCTGCTCTTTCGGAGCAATATGCTCGTTACATGGGCTATCATCTTATGCAAAATGCTTCTCAG CCAATGAATATGTACAGATATGGTCCCCAAGCTGTACAAAATAGTCAAACAATGATTCCACCAAGCAATAGCAGTGGACCAATGAGTGGAACAGCAAACATTAATGATGCTGTGAGTGGCAAAATGG GTTAA
- the LOC25490555 gene encoding transcription factor PIF4 isoform X2: MNNTIPDWNFGIDSFVTNQKKQPMGLDHELVELLWQNGQVVLNSQTNKKQLVNNSRQVHKNLQSTTLSNLIQDDETVSWIQQYPIEDPLEQELCSNLLSELPPCNVESFNSQPTNTKPPFVQEFPMSAPRFHHLVPDSSQRNNDLCGSSKVVNFSHFSRHPNVTLASTNGDANLRDKITGNLSQCDVRECSTMTVGSSYCGSNQVQQDPDVSRVSSNGVWTNLSTEPEQVRNDVQKTIPRHENGKSEKLEPAFTSSSGGSGSSLGKTCSLSTRSHDKKRKVMDVEDSVEQSEDTELKSGVRKKTSQRSGSARRNRAAEVHNLSERRRRDRINEKMKALQQLIPHSSKTDKASMLEEAIEYLKSLQLQLQVMWMGSGMTPMMLPGYQHYMSQMGMGMTTPSFPPLQNPMQLPRMPLDLSVSSSQTPNQTLTCQNPVLGAFNYQNQMQNPALSEQYARYMGYHLMQNASQPMNMYRYGPQAVQNSQTMIPPSNSSGPMSGTANINDAVN; this comes from the exons ATGAACAACACCATTCCTGATTGGAATTTTGGGATTGATAGTTTTGTCACCAATCAAAAGAAGCAACCTATGGGGT TGGACCATGAACTTGTGGAGCTTCTATGGCAGAATGGTCAAGTAGTATTGAATAGCCAAACAAATAAGAAACAACTTGTGAATAACTCAAGACAAGTTCATAAGAATCTTCAATCAACAACTTTAAGCAACTTGATTCAAGATGATGAAACTGTTTCATGGATCCAACAATACCCTATTGAGGATCCACTTGAACAAGAATTATGTTCAAATCTTTTATCTGAACTTCCACCTTGTAATGTCGAGTCTTTCAATTCGCAACCGACGAATACAAAACCGCCTTTTGTTCAGGAATTTCCTATGTCGGCTCCGAGGTTTCATCACCTTGTTCCCGATTCATCGCAAAGAAACAATGATTTGTGTGGATCCAGCAAGGTTGTAAACTTTTCTCACTTTTCAAGACATCCCAATGTTACTTTAGCATCTACTAACGGCGATGCAAATTTAAGAGACAAAATTACGGGTAATCTGTCACAATGTGATGTTAGAGAGTGTTCGACGATGACAGTCGGTTCAAGTTATTGCGGAAGCAACCAAGTCCAACAAGATCCAGATGTAAGCAGAGTTTCAAGCAATGGTGTTTGGACTAATTTATCGACCGAGCCTGAACAAGTCAGAAATGATGTTCAGAAGACAATTCCTCGGCATGAGAATGGGAAATCGGAGAAGTTGGAACCTGCTTTTACTTCATCTTCTGGTGGTTCGGGAAGTAGTCTTGGAAAAACTTGTTCTTTATCTACAAGAAGTCATGACAAAAAGAGGAAAGTGATGGATGTTGAAGATTCAGTCGAACAAAGCGAG GATACAGAACTTAAATCAGGCGTGAGGAAAAAGACGTCTCAGCGATCAGGGTCGGCTCGTAGGAACCGCGCTGCTGAAGTGCATAATCTTTCAGAAAGG AGGCGAAGAGATAGGATTAATGAGAAGATGAAAGCATTGCAACAACTCATACCTCACAGTAGTAAG ACGGACAAAGCATCAATGTTAGAAGAGGCAATTGAATACTTGAAATCACTTCAGTTACAACTTCAG GTAATGTGGATGGGATCTGGCATGACACCAATGATGCTACCGGGATATCAGCACTATATGTCACAAATGGGTATGGGAATGACTACGCCTTCGTTTCCTCCACTTCAAAATCCAATGCAATTACCGAGAATGCCTCTGGATCTGTCCGTTTCTTCGTCACAGACGCCAAATCAGACATTAACGTGCCAAAATCCTGTTTTAGGTGCCTTCAACTACCAAAATCAGATGCAAAATCCTGCTCTTTCGGAGCAATATGCTCGTTACATGGGCTATCATCTTATGCAAAATGCTTCTCAG CCAATGAATATGTACAGATATGGTCCCCAAGCTGTACAAAATAGTCAAACAATGATTCCACCAAGCAATAGCAGTGGACCAATGAGTGGAACAGCAAACATTAATGATGCT GTTAATTAG
- the LOC25490557 gene encoding uncharacterized oxidoreductase At1g06690, chloroplastic, which translates to MALHINSGCFTVMGHCRVQRVKAVASEGSANVTVEDKLKLGGSDLKVSTIGIGAWSWGDTTYWNNFQWNDRNEKAARDAFNTSIDGGLTFIDTAEVYGSGLAFGAVNSETLLGRFIKERKQKDPNVEVEVATKFAALPWRLGRESVLSALKDSLDRLEMTSVDLYQLHWPGVWGNEGYIDGLGDAVQKGLVKAVGVSNYSENRLREAYKQLKKRGIPLASNQVNYSLIYRVPEENGVKKACDELGITLIAYSPIAQGVLTGKYTPRNPPSGPRGRIYTPEFLTKLQPLLKKITEIGEKYNKTSTQVSLNWLVAQGNVVPIPGAKTAEQAEEFKGALGWRLTNEEVAELRSLASKIKPVIGFPVEKL; encoded by the exons ATGGCTCTTCATATAAACAGTGGTTGTTTTACTGTGATGGGTCACTGTAGAGTTCAAAGAGTAAAAGCTGTTGCTTCAGAGGGTTCTGCTAATGTTACAGTTGAAGATAAGTTGAAATTGGGTGGTTCTGATTTGAAGGTGTCAACTATTGGAATTGGAGCTTGGTCTTGGGGTGATACTACTTACTGGAACAATTTTCAATGGAATG ATAGGAATGAGAAAGCTGCTAGAGATGCATTCAATACAAGTATTGATGGGGGTCTAACCTTTATCGACACAGCTGAAGTTTATGGCTCTGGG CTCGCTTTCGGAGCTGTAAATTCAGAAACTCTTCTAGGAAG ATTTATTAAAGAACGAAAACAAAAGGATCCAAATGTTGAAGTTGAGGTTGCGACCAAGTTTGCTGCACTACCATGGAGATTAGGCCGTGAAAGTGTTCTAAGTGCACTTAAAGATTCCCTTGATCGACTCGAGATGACTTCTGTGGATCTGTATCAGCTTCATTG GCCTGGAGTATGGGGAAATGAAG GGTATATTGATGGTCTAGGTGATGCTGTTCAAAAAGGACTTGTAAAGGCTGTTGGTGTTTCAAACTATAGTG AAAACCGACTACGCGAAGCATATAAACAGCTCAAGAAGAGAGGTATTCCATTGGCTTCAAACCAAGTAAACTACAGCCTCATTTATAGGGTCCCTGAAGAAAATGGTGTGAAGAAAGCCTGTGATGAACTTGGGATTACATTGATTGCATATTCACCAATAGCTCAAG GTGTTCTTACTGGAAAGTATACTCCACGAAATCCTCCATCTGGGCCTCGAGGTAGAATTTATACTCCAGAATTCTTAACAAAG CTTCAACCACTGCTAAAGAAGATCACTGAAATAGGAGAGAAATACAATAAAACTTCTACACAG GTATCACTGAACTGGCTGGTAGCTCAAGGAAATGTTGTACCAATTCCTGGTGCTAAGACAGCAGAACAAGCTGAAGAATTTAAAGGTGCATTGGGATGGAGATTGACTAATGAAGAGGTAGCTGAGCTACGAAGTTTGGCGTCGAAAATTAAGCCTGTTATTGGCTTTcctgttgaaaaactctga